From the Desulfovibrio sp. JY genome, one window contains:
- a CDS encoding UDP-N-acetylmuramoyl-tripeptide--D-alanyl-D-alanine ligase, with the protein MRMTLSDILAATRAVGDVGERGNPIIEAVRIDSRAVIPGCLFVCVPGERFDGHNFAAEAVGKGAAAVLADRPLTGLPDGTPVLLVRDTVAALGMLAQAWRKQVGARLVGVTGSAGKTTVKELTAAILGKLGPTAKNYKNYNNRIGLPLSMLEASDKDAYWVMELGISRPGEMEPLAAIAEPDVAVIHNVGPAHLEALGDVAGVAAEKTKLFKYLRPGGVALASMDYPELWEAALAVFPRVRGLSTKGQGKGQSAPYRAKYLGALAEGRGRFFLKLGELEMEVETPLTGGHFAENILAAAAAAHILGAGEKQIAAGLETAVMPEQRFYCRRQGCYTIIDDTYNANPLSMRRAIAAAVEAAQGKPLVLVLGEMREMGVHAEAEHAKLGEAAAASGAQAVFYHGAHADAVGEGLTRGGYAGRFAVADTPGAFCDMLATMELRGGVFLFKGSRSMRMEEYLAAFTQSIQKDPKA; encoded by the coding sequence ATGCGCATGACCTTGTCCGATATCCTCGCGGCCACCAGGGCCGTCGGCGACGTGGGTGAACGCGGCAATCCCATCATCGAGGCCGTGCGTATCGACAGCCGGGCCGTCATTCCCGGCTGCCTGTTCGTGTGCGTGCCCGGCGAACGCTTCGACGGCCACAATTTCGCCGCCGAGGCCGTGGGCAAGGGCGCTGCCGCCGTTTTGGCCGACAGGCCCCTTACCGGGTTGCCCGACGGCACGCCGGTGCTGTTGGTGCGCGACACCGTGGCCGCCCTGGGCATGCTCGCCCAGGCCTGGCGCAAGCAGGTCGGGGCCAGGCTTGTGGGCGTGACCGGCTCGGCCGGCAAGACCACGGTCAAGGAGCTCACTGCCGCCATTTTGGGCAAGCTTGGCCCTACGGCGAAAAACTACAAGAATTACAACAACCGTATCGGCCTGCCGCTGTCCATGCTCGAAGCCTCCGACAAGGACGCGTATTGGGTCATGGAACTTGGCATCTCGCGGCCCGGCGAGATGGAGCCCCTGGCCGCCATCGCCGAGCCCGACGTGGCCGTGATCCACAATGTCGGGCCGGCCCATCTGGAGGCCCTTGGCGACGTGGCTGGTGTCGCGGCCGAGAAGACGAAGCTTTTCAAATACCTGCGCCCTGGTGGCGTGGCCCTGGCCTCCATGGACTATCCCGAACTGTGGGAGGCGGCCCTGGCCGTTTTCCCGCGCGTACGGGGGCTTTCCACCAAGGGGCAGGGCAAGGGGCAGTCCGCGCCGTACCGTGCCAAATATCTGGGCGCGCTGGCCGAGGGCCGGGGCCGGTTTTTTCTCAAGCTCGGCGAGCTGGAGATGGAAGTCGAAACGCCGCTGACCGGCGGCCATTTCGCCGAGAACATCCTGGCCGCCGCCGCCGCCGCCCATATCCTCGGGGCCGGGGAAAAGCAGATCGCCGCCGGGCTCGAAACGGCGGTCATGCCCGAGCAGCGGTTCTATTGCCGCCGGCAGGGCTGCTACACCATCATCGACGACACCTATAACGCCAATCCGCTGTCCATGCGCCGGGCCATCGCCGCCGCCGTGGAGGCCGCCCAGGGCAAGCCGCTGGTGCTGGTCCTTGGCGAGATGCGCGAGATGGGCGTCCATGCCGAGGCCGAGCACGCGAAGCTCGGCGAGGCCGCCGCGGCCAGCGGCGCCCAGGCCGTATTTTACCACGGCGCCCATGCCGACGCCGTGGGCGAAGGGCTGACTCGGGGCGGTTATGCCGGCCGGTTTGCCGTGGCCGACACCCCGGGCGCCTTTTGCGACATGCTGGCCACCATGGAACTGCGCGGCGGTGTATTCCTGTTCAAAGGTTCACGGTCCATGCGTATGGAGGAGTATCTGGCCGCCTTCACCCAGAGCATCCAAAAGGACCCCAAGGCATGA
- the murD gene encoding UDP-N-acetylmuramoyl-L-alanine--D-glutamate ligase, with the protein MRDMLHSDQLRGHTAVVVGAGSSGRAAAKLLARLGATVRFLEKNSKSVADDFRAEAVEAGYDLRVGEHGPADFAGADMVVLSPGIRAAGLADCLAACPGAQVLSELELASWFVTEPIVAVTGSNGKTTTVMLVSHLLEAAGRKVFTGGNIGTPLSEYVLAGDPADVVVLEVSSFQLQLVKSFRPKVAVLLNFSPNHLDWHADLEEYLSAKLNIFAAQRPGDTAILPRDMRETLAGRSFTRADVTWFEPTGRFACPRLAGAHNQQNMEAAFLATQPFGVTEETAKVAFERFAPAPHRLQIIGEKGGVLFVDDSKATTVAAMEAALRSFDRPVRLLCGGVFKGGDLAALLPLLKERVAAVGLFGAGREVFEAAWAGQVPLFHEPTLGPAVRRLYAEARDGDVVLLSPATASFDLYDGYKARGRDFQDIFAGLPMTPAAAKEKP; encoded by the coding sequence ATGCGTGACATGCTCCATAGTGATCAACTGCGCGGACACACGGCCGTCGTCGTCGGGGCCGGGTCTTCGGGCCGCGCCGCGGCGAAGCTCCTTGCCCGCCTCGGCGCGACCGTGCGTTTTCTGGAGAAAAACTCCAAATCCGTGGCCGACGATTTCCGGGCCGAGGCCGTGGAAGCCGGCTACGACCTGCGCGTCGGGGAGCATGGGCCGGCCGATTTCGCCGGCGCGGACATGGTCGTGCTCTCGCCCGGCATCCGGGCGGCGGGGCTGGCCGACTGCCTGGCCGCCTGTCCGGGCGCCCAGGTGCTCTCCGAACTGGAGCTGGCCTCCTGGTTCGTGACCGAGCCCATCGTCGCCGTCACCGGCTCCAACGGCAAGACCACCACCGTCATGCTCGTAAGCCACCTGCTCGAGGCGGCCGGGCGCAAGGTCTTTACCGGCGGCAACATCGGCACGCCGCTGTCCGAATACGTGCTGGCCGGCGATCCGGCCGACGTGGTGGTGCTCGAGGTTTCGAGCTTCCAGCTCCAGCTCGTCAAATCCTTCCGCCCCAAGGTGGCGGTGCTGCTCAACTTCTCGCCCAACCACTTGGACTGGCACGCCGACCTGGAAGAATACCTCTCGGCCAAGCTCAATATTTTCGCCGCCCAGCGCCCGGGCGATACGGCCATCCTGCCGCGGGACATGCGCGAGACCCTGGCCGGCCGTTCCTTTACCAGGGCCGACGTCACCTGGTTCGAACCCACCGGCCGCTTCGCCTGCCCAAGGCTTGCCGGCGCGCACAACCAGCAGAACATGGAAGCCGCCTTTCTGGCGACCCAGCCCTTCGGCGTGACCGAGGAGACGGCGAAAGTCGCTTTCGAGCGCTTCGCTCCGGCCCCGCACCGGTTGCAGATTATCGGCGAGAAGGGCGGGGTGCTTTTCGTGGACGACTCCAAGGCCACCACCGTGGCGGCCATGGAGGCGGCGCTTAGAAGCTTCGACCGGCCGGTGCGGCTGCTGTGCGGCGGCGTGTTCAAGGGCGGCGATCTGGCGGCGCTTTTGCCGCTGCTGAAAGAACGCGTCGCGGCTGTCGGGCTTTTCGGGGCCGGGCGCGAGGTGTTCGAGGCCGCCTGGGCCGGGCAGGTGCCGCTTTTTCATGAGCCCACCCTCGGGCCGGCCGTCAGGCGTCTTTACGCCGAGGCCAGGGACGGCGACGTGGTGCTGCTGTCTCCGGCCACGGCGAGCTTCGACCTCTACGACGGCTACAAGGCCCGGGGCCGGGATTTCCAGGACATTTTCGCCGGACTGCCCATGACGCCTGCTGCGGCGAAGGAGAAGCCATGA
- the ftsW gene encoding putative lipid II flippase FtsW: MSRLRVATAENAKTGAFDLWLLGATLMLAGLGLVMVFSSSGVMAERLNGNRYFFFQRQALFALVSFGLMCICAYMPRKVLHGPVYLWLFAIIFLLILTLVPPFSVRAGGARRWMHLGPATLQPMELAKVVLVMYLAYFFSQKQQMVRSFSVGFIPPVIVTGFLGLILLLQPDFGGAVFLGMLFFLMSLVGGTRLTYLAVSMLFGVGAMGLLIASSPYRFKRWFAFLDPFKDPQNVGYQLVQSFYAFGSGGITGVGFGAGKQKLFYLPEAHNDFIMAVLGEELGFIGISIVFICIGILLWRAFRVALAQDDLRDRFTAYGMTLVLALGFVLNLAVVLGCVPPKGVAMPFLSYGGSNLLSCFICVGILLNLSRSSRT, encoded by the coding sequence ATGAGCAGACTGCGCGTGGCGACGGCCGAAAACGCCAAAACCGGGGCCTTCGATTTGTGGCTCCTGGGCGCGACGCTCATGCTCGCGGGCCTTGGGCTGGTCATGGTCTTTTCCTCCAGCGGGGTTATGGCCGAGCGCCTAAACGGCAACCGCTACTTCTTTTTCCAGCGTCAGGCGCTTTTCGCCCTGGTCAGCTTCGGGCTCATGTGCATCTGCGCCTACATGCCGCGCAAGGTGCTCCACGGCCCGGTCTATCTGTGGCTTTTCGCCATCATCTTTCTGCTCATCCTGACGCTGGTGCCGCCTTTTTCGGTCCGGGCCGGCGGCGCGCGCCGCTGGATGCATCTGGGGCCGGCCACCTTGCAGCCCATGGAGCTGGCCAAGGTGGTGCTGGTCATGTACCTGGCCTATTTTTTCAGCCAGAAGCAGCAGATGGTGCGCTCGTTTTCGGTCGGGTTCATCCCGCCGGTCATCGTCACCGGCTTTCTCGGGCTCATCCTGCTGCTCCAGCCCGATTTCGGCGGCGCGGTCTTTCTGGGCATGCTCTTTTTCCTCATGAGCCTGGTCGGCGGCACGCGCCTGACCTACCTCGCCGTGTCCATGCTCTTCGGCGTCGGGGCCATGGGGCTGCTCATCGCCTCCTCGCCCTACCGCTTCAAACGCTGGTTCGCCTTTCTCGATCCCTTCAAGGACCCGCAAAACGTGGGCTATCAGCTCGTGCAGTCCTTCTACGCCTTCGGTTCGGGCGGCATCACGGGCGTTGGTTTCGGGGCCGGCAAACAGAAGCTCTTCTACCTGCCCGAAGCCCACAACGACTTCATCATGGCCGTGCTCGGCGAGGAGCTCGGCTTCATCGGCATCTCCATCGTGTTTATCTGCATCGGCATCCTGCTCTGGCGCGCCTTCAGGGTGGCCCTGGCCCAGGACGACCTGCGCGACCGCTTTACGGCCTACGGCATGACCCTGGTGCTGGCGCTCGGGTTTGTCCTCAACCTGGCCGTGGTGCTTGGCTGCGTGCCGCCCAAGGGCGTGGCCATGCCCTTTTTGAGCTACGGCGGCAGCAACCTGCTGTCCTGCTTCATTTGCGTCGGCATCCTGCTCAACCTTTCCCGGAGCTCCAGGACATGA
- the mraY gene encoding phospho-N-acetylmuramoyl-pentapeptide-transferase — MIYYLLVPLAAHISALNVFRYITFRSIAALLTSLVLSIVFGPRFIRWLTRLKYGQYIHEDVAAHQRKAGTPTMGGLLIAFCILVSVLLWGDLANEYVWMTIFVYLGFGVLGFIDDHAKVVKKRNKGLSPKAKLLGQLIISGLAAAVLLSDPEYSTRLAVPFFKHVNPDLGLFYFPFAMLVMVAASNAVNLTDGLDGLAIGPMIVNAAMFALFVYVAGHAQMARYLQVMPVSGVGEVTVFCGAMVGAGLGFLWFNAYPAQVFMGDVGSLSLGGALGFLAVLCKQELLLMVVGGLYVAETVSVILQVGYFKMTGGKRIFRMAPLHHHFELMGVPESKIIIRFWILSILLALVGLSTLKLR; from the coding sequence ATGATCTATTACCTGCTGGTGCCGCTGGCGGCGCATATAAGCGCCCTGAACGTCTTCCGTTACATCACGTTCCGGTCGATCGCGGCGCTGCTCACTTCCCTGGTCCTTTCCATCGTGTTCGGACCGCGCTTTATCCGCTGGCTGACCCGCCTCAAGTACGGCCAGTACATCCACGAGGACGTGGCCGCCCACCAGCGCAAGGCCGGCACCCCGACCATGGGCGGACTGCTCATCGCCTTTTGCATCCTGGTCAGCGTCCTGCTCTGGGGCGATCTGGCCAACGAATACGTCTGGATGACAATTTTCGTGTACCTGGGCTTCGGCGTCCTGGGCTTTATCGACGACCATGCCAAGGTGGTCAAAAAGCGCAACAAGGGGCTTTCGCCCAAGGCCAAGCTCCTGGGGCAGCTGATTATTTCGGGACTGGCCGCGGCCGTGCTCCTGTCCGATCCCGAATATTCCACCCGGCTGGCCGTGCCCTTTTTCAAGCACGTAAACCCCGACCTCGGGCTCTTCTATTTTCCCTTCGCCATGCTGGTCATGGTGGCGGCGAGCAACGCCGTCAACCTGACCGACGGCCTGGACGGCCTGGCCATCGGCCCCATGATCGTCAACGCCGCCATGTTCGCGCTGTTCGTCTACGTGGCCGGCCACGCCCAGATGGCGCGCTACCTGCAAGTCATGCCTGTTTCCGGTGTGGGCGAGGTCACGGTTTTTTGCGGGGCCATGGTCGGGGCGGGGCTCGGTTTTTTGTGGTTCAACGCCTATCCGGCCCAGGTTTTCATGGGCGACGTGGGGTCGCTGTCGCTCGGCGGGGCGCTCGGGTTTCTCGCCGTGCTGTGCAAACAGGAACTCCTGCTCATGGTGGTCGGCGGATTGTACGTGGCCGAGACTGTCTCGGTCATTTTGCAGGTGGGCTACTTCAAGATGACGGGCGGCAAGCGGATTTTCCGCATGGCTCCGCTGCATCACCACTTCGAGCTGATGGGTGTGCCGGAATCGAAGATCATCATCCGGTTCTGGATACTGTCCATCCTGCTCGCCCTGGTGGGGCTGTCCACCCTTAAACTGCGGTAG